The Pieris napi chromosome 11, ilPieNapi1.2, whole genome shotgun sequence DNA segment AAGAACATATTAGGTATTAACACCGTCTCTTCAGCTGTATTGCTACAAAGACAGGCAGCACTTTGTCTAACCCTAATCCTGTAAAAATACGACAAAAATCCACCGTGACCTGTCAACATCTGGGTAATCAATCccgttggttttatttttttttattatcgaaagGGCCGAAACAACATTTGTTATTGCAACTGTTTCGCCGTTGCGATATCTGTGATTGCATTTTTCTATCGTGTTTCCACGTAGACAGTTTTTCAAATGCGACATGGGGAATCAATTGTACACGGGCGCCTCTTCTAGACCTTCCTTTACCAGTTTGTCTGCTCTTTCATTACCCTTCACGCCCGCATGCGCTTTAACTCAAaagataaaagtaaatttgatCAAAACTCTTTTGATCCTACGGATTTCAACTACAAGGGGATTTAAAGAGCAACCACCCGTAATACCTTCGAGTACACATCGGGAGTTACTATATTCGCTGTAGGTTGCTTCTGGGTGACAAAGGATCCTTTGAGTTGCTTTAAGAATACCTACCAGTTCATCTTGATACACGGAACAGCATGAAGATAGTTTCAATTTAAGACTTTCAAATTCGGCACCATATTTCTATAAGGAAACACTGGCACTAACCAATTTGTCTACTTTACTTCCGTCCGTATATAGCTTTACTGCTGATGCATCTATCCTAGGATGGTCTTGTTCTCTATAGGCCATAAATTTGATATCAGGTTCTTTGGAGAGATGAGGAATACGCATCCACGAGTCACGACGCTCTTTTCTCCAGGTCACAACAGGTGCGcgattaatgatttttttacatgagcacaattaacaataaatgaaaaataatttaacaatccTTGTAAGGCTAAAGATAACGTCGTGTGGAAAATCGGAAtgtcttagacctaaaaatcgCCACAAAAggcacctacttgtctatatgCAAAATTGTCCAACACGTGCCGCACAGCACATAGGACATTacttcataaatttaaaacgttttccattattataaaatcaatacCTCTAATGCTATTTCTATCAAATACTTACCATACGACTAGGCGACTGAAACATGTAACTTCAACAAGTCTtggttaataattattatagtggatagttataataataaaaactaatttgaaTAGCTTTAAAGACCtcgtaaatagtaaatattgtCGTAATAAATATGCAATGCTATTTCGACATAAGTACTTatgtattcaaaattttaatgcaatggtacacatttttataagaCGAACctgatttttgttttcataGCAAATTTGCACAGAcacattattttggttttattgAATCCCATTATtaatctaaaaacaaaaataaacaattctcCTTGAACTTTGGCTCTTTCATTACGAAGAGtcgttaaattattattgtttggaTTAACATTTAGAAAAGTTCGACACAGtcaaaatttttaagttaaagagattataatatacttaatatgtatgtattttttttatgttatacaacctGCCGTCGAGTTACAAAGAGATAGCCAAGTAgtagcttttaaaataaacaaggcAGCCAGCAATATTTTACCTACATACAATTTTGtaagatatttaattgtaCCTATTACTTTTgcaactaatattatttaaacagtaTACTaatatgtcattaaatttgaaattgagTAGTGCATATTTTGACAGCAGACATCagccgtttttttttttttttttttttattatggcaatagttttgaCTGACATCAGCCGTTtgtatgttataaattataattgtcaGATGTCATTACGTGGCCTGACGAGGGTAGAGCTTTgcattgaatattatttcaaaaataaattgaaaacaaaataggttacagttaaataaatttagtcaattaaaatgaaaagctCAAATAGACATATAGTTTTCTTACTATCTATCTGTTCAGTAATAACGGCTAGTTACAGTTATACCATTACAGTCGATGCTCATGCAGAAGAatgtttttttgaaaatgtagATGCCGATACTAAAATGGGTGAGATAATTCAACGGTCACAGCTTTCTAGTAATATATGTCtgtttaaaaactaaaggtcGTAAATGAGTGGCTAATAACAAGTACTTTTTGtgtattaaacttaatttattagtttGGTACATcacatagaattttttttttgacttaCAGGTTTAACCTTTGAAATAGCTGAAGGAGGTTTCTTAGATATAGATGTTAAGATAACAGGACCTGATGGAGCTGTCATATACACAGGACAAAGGGAATCATCTGGAATGTACACATTCTCAGCAGCAACATCTGGACGCTATACATATTGTTTTAGCAATCAAATGTCCACTATGACACCAAAGGTGATCAATCGCAGTCTCATTACATTCTGATACTGATATTATATTGAATCACATATATTATGcctaaaagtttttttagtcTTGCTGTTTTAAgagattatttgtattatttcttTCTAGTATCTTACTTAAAATCACAGTCATAATCATTGTGACTTATGCTGAGTTAGGCTATTTAAATGTCAACTAAACAATCTGACTATTCAAATGTAATAAAGACAATTCTTTGGTTTATAGGTAGTAATGTTCAATTTCGAAGTGGGTGATGCTCCAGCCAAAAAAACAGGTGAAAAAGATGATGATGCAAATCACAATAAGTTAGAAGATATGATTAAGGAATTGGGAACTACTCTAAAAACTGTAAAACATGAACAAGAGTATATGCAGGtatgataatttaatatctgTTTTGAACAACAAACCTTTATATGCAAGAAATTTCCTATTTTgacttattacattttaaaccCTTAATGTATGTTCATCTATAAATTTTctcaattaatatttgtatgctGAGGGTAAGGAAACCAGGATGTTTTTAAACCAAATATTGTGTTGTGCATTATGTCGGGCGTATATAAATGATgcctacttaaaaaaaaagttatcaaagAAACAGACGCAATTTGAGGCCAAACCCCATGAAGAGGATTAGTATTAAAGAGAATAAGTTGGTGAAAGGGCTTTGTAATGTTCATCCTCCAAACGCATCTCTAATCTCAATCCCAGACACGCCTAATAATGTCTTTCTGCATGAAAACTGAACAAAACTATATTATCTAATCTATAGTTGCACATTCCTTACCTCCTGGTATATGTGACCGGAATTTAGATTTGCGGATTGcagattttgttatattccagtgacatatataataataattattatttatttattgcaagaatatggtacaaaatgttaagATGATACAATAGTAAATcattcgcatattctgccacacacaatggcgcgcaaaattgtcttaaggaatttttagtaaaagtcaattattattttaagttaaagtcaattcttatattatctagtctattatactatatacattacatcattaaatttatatcatatacatataatgtaATCCTTGggtataaataatgattaaagttaaattttcttattttttttaatattccagGTTCGTGACCGCATTCATCGTGATATCAATGAGAGCACAAACTCCAGAGTTGTAATGTGGTCTATATTTGAGGCGTGTGTTCTTCTAATTATGACATTTGGGCAAGTGTATTACCTTAAAAGGTTCTTTGAAGTCCAACGTGTTGTGTAATTTATAGtaggttttataatataaatttaaaaaatctaagatctatttatttatacaatttgaGTGATCTGTGGTTTGAGAATGTTTTTATACaagctaatataaattatttaaatatatgtttatttatcattttgtGTTAAATGTTTACTGTTGAAAGAAACAATTTCATTTTAGTCAATTCACAATTCAACTTtacttttcaaaaaaaaaaattttttttatgaagtaaGATTTTCGGTACACCGCTAATACAAGTCCCATGGCTTTAATATTTGCACACTACAGTTgttgaacatttttaaatgcTATACATTTATACGAAATTTCAGTAGTTTGtcattgatttaaaataaaagaaaatctcacacaatttgttttattaaatatattttatcataaacttaacatcagatcacaactttagtatataatatgcaTTATACATCTCAAATGATGAAATACATactaaaatatgattaaaaaatttacttacaaCTATTCAACAATGATCTTACATACAAAACAAAGGAACGTAATATGCTAAGTTgttcaaacaaatatttgtaaagtCTGTTTCGCTTGACATGGGTCTATGATCATTATGTTAGAAAACTTTATTCACcatttgaattaatataacttattatgctataagcaatttttttatatctagaTTCCCTGTAATAATAGAATtaagtaataacaattaaatgagAACATAGGAACACCGTTCACATAACATATAACTCGGGTCTGCTAAAGTCAATTCTTCCAGTAACAAGTGCAGATACAACAGAGTTTGCTGGTAAAACTTTACAAGTTTCACTAGCACCTGGTAATTCAAGTAACACACTGGCTCCAGAGGCACTAAGTAGTCTACTACTGCactgtaaacaaaataaaaaatacattagtTATGTCATAGTGAAATTGAAAACCGTTTTAAGTGGGTTTAATAATAGAAGCTGCTTTGATTActctaaatttacatatatagttCGGAACAAATTGTAGCCCTTAGCTGTAAAATGTGGTATATCTCTTCTTGCTTCTATGGTAGTGAACATTCAAATAGGGATATATGACAATTATTCACAGAACTTTTCAGCAAGGAAAACACTATAATAGACCTAAAAGAGGGCAATTTTACAAATTGACAATTaaaccattttaaaaatttaatcatatcTTATCATTAAGAAAAACAACATTTCTTAGCCTAACCTTTGAACCATATGGTTCAAATAACCATTCATATTCattcaattaaattacataaaaattagtGTGGCCATAATAGTTTTCTTGACCATACCGCGCTTTCTGAcgtttgtatatatatttgtatatattattttcgctAAGCAAATTCATTtgcaacaaaaattataattaaatacaactataaatatttatttacctgGTTGCCTAGCAACGTAGCAACAGGTAACTCCTCATTCTCAGGGAAGTGAAGAACAGCACGTGCGTACTCAGGCCTTGGATCGAGTTTGACGTCACGCGCGATACGTACACGCATACGGGCAAACTCGCTCGTATAACGCGTACATTGACGTAGTGCACGCACTACGAATAATAAGCTGCAAACATATGCTGACACTGGATTTcctgaaaatttaaaacaaggTTTAATTAGCTTTATCCATATAGTTGGGACTTTTTTAAGCTCAAGAATTAAtcatcaaaaataattatcaaataacaaaattagattattataaaagcGTAAAGTATATAATCTACCATACAAAACGGGaaccaaaataataataaagtacgtagataatatatgaaaaagaGCTTGCTAAGGTCATTTTCTtccatacaaataattatatatacctggcagagcaaatataaatttggttTTTCCTTCATAATCACATGTAGCAAAAGTGGTGGGCTTGCCCGGTTTCATGCGCACGCGGCCAAAATGGATCGTCGCTCCGAAATCctgaaaacaattttatgaatGCAGGATACAAGTCGATATTTAAttctttacaatattcattatTTCAATCATTCATCGAATTTAGACAAGCTTAAGACGTATTTATCTGAGATGGGTTTGGGCAACGAGCTAATTCGtgactaaatttatttttatgcatGATgtgtagtaaattttattttgcaaatTTTTGCGAATAAACATTTACTTATATAAAGTTTTCTCAATAATTAGACTTTTAAATTAGAACTCAGTAGCTACTTATTGAACaagaaatatgtatgtttaatatttataatcatcGCGTGAGCAACCAGCTCATCAAGCCAAGGAAATCTCTGCGtgagttaattttaagtaaaaaaaaataatcgctAGAACAATTTTTCTGCTTCGCGTGATAATGCCAACCATAATTAGTATCTATTTCCATAACAGTATCATCTATatatctcttttatttttccGGATGGCAAACTTCATATTTAGCATAAAATGAATCAAATCGATTTTCGTATAACTTTCAAATTACTGTAGTGGCTATCACGGTATGCCTAAGTCACCCTCATACAGTAATACAGTAATTATTCATGTATCATTATATCTTAAGCTTTATACAATTGAAGTTTTGTATGTGACTTATAAAGCTATAAgctttgtataaattatactgCAATACTAAAAATAGGAACGTGTCAAATAGTAGAGTAGTATACTGATTGTAAGACAAGTAACGtacgaaaaaaatactattatagATGCTATTacacacaaaaatttaaatagaatctATTAACAAAGGTTAAAGGGTCATAAAatccataatattaaaatattaacttatacgTACATTAGCAAGCACAGGTTTGAGTAGATCCCTTTCGCCCATAGAAACGCCACCCGTACATACAAGTATATCGCATTTGGCCAATGCGCCCGCGATCGCAGACGCTAACTCTGCGGGCTCGTCCCGGGCAATACCACAGTCTATGCTGTCGTAACCGTGTTCCCTACagatagatatattttatctctAGATAAATTTCGACTTCCACTTTTGTTTTGGCCAAGCATTTATACAAGATATAGTAAGTACCTACGTCTCTCATAT contains these protein-coding regions:
- the LOC125054225 gene encoding transmembrane emp24 domain-containing protein 2, whose product is MKSSNRHIVFLLSICSVITASYSYTITVDAHAEECFFENVDADTKMGLTFEIAEGGFLDIDVKITGPDGAVIYTGQRESSGMYTFSAATSGRYTYCFSNQMSTMTPKVVMFNFEVGDAPAKKTGEKDDDANHNKLEDMIKELGTTLKTVKHEQEYMQVRDRIHRDINESTNSRVVMWSIFEACVLLIMTFGQVYYLKRFFEVQRVV